A stretch of Leptolyngbyaceae cyanobacterium DNA encodes these proteins:
- a CDS encoding DUF4291 domain-containing protein, with protein MKVVTEPYLNQISRWPKNGRHILAQFDDHSIIVYQAYRPAIGYFAIENGYFGGEFSLDRMSWIKPNFLWMMYRSEWGTKPGQEVILAVRIKRSAFDEILANVVHSSYIPELYTSPEEWKKALKRSSVRLQWDPDHHPSGAKLERRAIQLGLRDDFLRRYAREWIIDIEDISAFVQQQHQYKGGDWTNLVTPSESVYPVTNPEIANKLGLSVS; from the coding sequence GTGAAGGTGGTCACAGAACCATACTTAAATCAAATTAGCCGATGGCCGAAGAATGGTCGTCACATTTTAGCGCAGTTTGACGACCATTCAATTATCGTTTACCAAGCATATCGCCCAGCTATTGGCTATTTTGCCATTGAAAATGGTTATTTCGGTGGAGAATTCAGTCTCGATCGCATGAGTTGGATCAAACCGAATTTCCTCTGGATGATGTATCGTTCCGAATGGGGAACTAAACCCGGACAAGAGGTAATTCTAGCTGTGAGAATAAAGCGATCGGCCTTTGATGAAATCTTGGCAAATGTAGTTCATTCCAGCTACATCCCAGAATTGTATACCTCACCAGAAGAATGGAAAAAAGCTCTTAAACGCTCATCAGTTAGACTGCAATGGGACCCCGACCATCACCCTAGCGGTGCAAAGCTAGAACGGCGTGCTATTCAGCTAGGTTTGCGCGATGACTTTTTACGCCGTTACGCACGAGAGTGGATTATCGATATCGAAGATATCTCAGCATTTGTGCAGCAACAGCATCAATACAAAGGCGGTGACTGGACAAATTTGGTTACGCCATCTGAATCCGTTTATCCAGTTACTAATCCCGAAATAGCCAACAAGTTAGGATTATCAGTTTCTTAA
- a CDS encoding glycosyltransferase family 1 protein, translated as MRIALFTETFLPKVDGIVTRLRHTVEHLQRSGDKVLIFSPDYGLDEYKGAKIYRVPGFPLPMYPELKLAPPRPAIGHALEKFQPDIIHVVNPAILGLGGLFYGKMLKIPVVASYHTHLPQYLQHYGLGMLEGLLWELLKSAHNQARLNLCTSMAMVEELRNHGIERVDLWQRGVDTELFDPNLASEEMRSRLSQGHPEKPLLIYVGRLGAEKEIDRIKPILEAIPDARLALVGNGPHREALEKLFAGTPTNFVGYLHGQELASAYASADAFIFPSRTETLGLVLLEAMAAGCPVVAARSGGIPDIVTDGVNGYLFDPTDEQGAIAATQRLLAHQQEREILRQNARQEAERWGWAAATRQLQNYYQSVLFSQNMPLAA; from the coding sequence ATGCGAATCGCTCTTTTCACCGAAACCTTTTTGCCTAAAGTTGATGGAATTGTCACGCGACTGCGCCACACCGTCGAACATTTGCAGCGTAGTGGTGACAAAGTATTAATTTTTTCACCAGACTACGGTTTGGACGAGTACAAAGGAGCGAAAATTTATCGCGTTCCCGGCTTTCCGTTGCCCATGTATCCGGAGTTAAAATTAGCACCGCCACGTCCGGCGATCGGTCACGCCCTCGAAAAATTTCAGCCGGATATCATTCACGTTGTCAACCCAGCTATTTTGGGATTGGGCGGTCTGTTCTACGGAAAAATGCTGAAAATTCCGGTCGTAGCTTCTTATCATACCCATTTACCTCAATATTTGCAACACTACGGCCTGGGAATGCTGGAAGGCTTACTGTGGGAATTGCTCAAATCAGCCCACAATCAAGCACGGTTGAATTTATGTACCTCGATGGCAATGGTTGAGGAACTGAGAAACCACGGCATCGAACGAGTAGACTTATGGCAGCGGGGAGTGGATACAGAATTATTCGATCCCAACTTAGCAAGTGAAGAAATGCGATCGCGCCTCAGTCAAGGGCATCCAGAGAAACCCCTACTAATCTACGTAGGTCGTCTTGGTGCGGAAAAAGAAATCGATCGCATCAAACCCATATTAGAAGCCATCCCAGACGCCCGTCTCGCATTAGTCGGCAATGGCCCCCACCGAGAAGCCCTCGAAAAACTCTTCGCCGGAACGCCCACCAATTTCGTCGGCTACCTTCACGGTCAAGAACTCGCCTCCGCCTACGCTTCTGCTGACGCCTTTATCTTCCCTTCCCGTACCGAAACCTTGGGATTAGTCCTGCTAGAAGCAATGGCAGCCGGATGCCCCGTCGTAGCAGCCCGTTCCGGCGGCATTCCCGATATCGTCACCGATGGCGTCAACGGCTACCTATTCGATCCTACCGACGAACAAGGTGCGATAGCCGCCACCCAACGCCTCCTCGCCCATCAACAAGAACGAGAAATCCTTCGCCAAAACGCCCGCCAAGAAGCAGAACGCTGGGGCTGGGCAGCCGCTACCCGTCAATTGCAAAATTACTATCAATCCGTTCTATTTTCTCAAAATATGCCCCTGGCAGCTTGA